A part of Fimbriiglobus ruber genomic DNA contains:
- a CDS encoding Piwi domain-containing protein, whose protein sequence is MKNDYRVQINFLPVDGPLPPFRVYRKPCTGSEARPSTDVAAYSLPVSSEMEERQFYWVRFTPAEGYHEHHIHASDNNNLTKWAILHAIQTAVHAKLKPSEYHIPAKGFVDSIRLLMVEHPEGFEQLEVQPYFLRETQQFGCLADFHFKVKGGVAFSRRIQQLSLSLNRAGKRNVDYYLDRDGKIRTFTTARRDVLSGLLLPGSTTPISLGREFVSLPARTLGAKTYVFAGGKTSRSQFSGLRDHGPLEPLSAAPHLLFLFREQDRQAARILAAALKGTKGKERFNFPGFQALFKSDLSYDAKPIILSDLNKPSMELAVQEVQRRRLTTPNALPVLVLPQGDDNGYLAHKAGFANVGIATQVCTLPVIQDEAALKWAIGNIALQIFCKAGGQPWKVRPTTEPTLIVGISQSHRLKAVGDDRVVEKYFAFTVMTDNSGLFQKIQVLGDATQHEDYRRQLTTNLEALLGEASSQFKRVVVHTSFKLKRKEIDAIEQSVRRAAGANKACRFAVVKVNQHSRFFGVNRGVNSLVPNEATCVRLGQGEYLVWFEGINPDKPTVGKLFPGPTHLDFLRVPDGQGIRDDELLQDIINLSGANWRGLNAKNSPVSVFYCHLVADMVHDFHAENLPLPQVEVIRPWFL, encoded by the coding sequence ATGAAGAACGACTACCGGGTGCAGATCAACTTCTTGCCTGTAGACGGGCCGCTCCCGCCGTTTCGCGTGTACCGCAAGCCGTGCACCGGTAGCGAAGCCCGCCCCTCGACCGACGTGGCAGCCTACTCCCTCCCCGTCAGCAGCGAAATGGAGGAGCGTCAGTTTTATTGGGTCCGGTTCACCCCCGCTGAGGGCTACCACGAACACCATATCCACGCGTCGGACAACAACAACCTCACCAAGTGGGCGATTCTGCACGCAATCCAGACTGCTGTTCATGCGAAGTTGAAACCTTCGGAGTACCACATCCCTGCCAAGGGTTTTGTCGATTCAATTCGGCTGCTCATGGTGGAGCACCCTGAGGGATTCGAGCAACTGGAGGTTCAGCCCTACTTCCTGCGTGAAACCCAGCAGTTCGGGTGTCTGGCAGACTTCCACTTCAAGGTGAAGGGGGGCGTCGCCTTCTCCCGACGGATCCAGCAACTGAGCTTGAGCTTGAACCGGGCAGGGAAGCGGAACGTCGACTACTACCTCGACCGCGACGGGAAGATTCGGACGTTCACGACCGCGAGGCGGGATGTGCTGTCTGGGCTGTTGCTGCCAGGAAGCACGACACCCATCAGTCTCGGCAGAGAGTTCGTTTCGTTGCCTGCCCGGACCCTCGGGGCGAAGACGTACGTTTTCGCGGGTGGGAAAACGTCCCGAAGTCAGTTCTCAGGTCTGCGAGACCACGGGCCGCTGGAACCCCTGTCGGCTGCCCCACATCTTCTCTTCCTGTTCCGCGAGCAGGATCGCCAAGCGGCCCGAATACTGGCGGCAGCTCTCAAAGGGACGAAGGGAAAGGAGCGGTTCAACTTCCCGGGTTTCCAAGCCCTCTTCAAGTCCGATCTGAGTTACGACGCGAAGCCGATCATCCTGTCCGATCTGAACAAGCCGTCGATGGAACTTGCCGTGCAAGAGGTCCAGCGACGGCGGCTCACGACCCCGAACGCCCTTCCGGTCCTCGTGCTCCCGCAGGGCGATGATAACGGCTACCTGGCTCACAAGGCGGGGTTCGCGAACGTCGGGATCGCAACCCAGGTGTGCACCCTGCCGGTCATTCAAGACGAGGCCGCGTTGAAGTGGGCGATCGGGAACATCGCTTTGCAGATCTTTTGCAAGGCGGGCGGGCAGCCGTGGAAGGTGCGGCCGACCACGGAGCCGACCCTCATCGTCGGGATCAGCCAATCGCACCGGCTGAAAGCAGTCGGCGATGACCGGGTGGTGGAGAAGTACTTCGCTTTCACGGTGATGACGGACAACAGCGGGCTGTTCCAGAAAATCCAGGTCTTGGGTGACGCCACGCAGCACGAGGACTATCGACGCCAGCTGACGACCAACCTCGAGGCCCTGCTCGGTGAGGCTTCGTCGCAGTTCAAGAGAGTGGTAGTCCACACCTCGTTCAAGCTCAAGAGGAAAGAAATCGACGCCATCGAGCAGTCGGTCCGTCGTGCGGCGGGAGCCAACAAGGCGTGTCGGTTCGCGGTGGTGAAGGTGAACCAGCACTCGCGGTTTTTCGGGGTGAACCGCGGCGTGAACAGTCTGGTGCCCAACGAGGCGACGTGCGTCCGCCTCGGCCAAGGCGAGTACCTCGTGTGGTTCGAGGGCATCAACCCGGACAAGCCGACCGTGGGTAAGCTGTTCCCTGGGCCGACACACTTGGACTTCTTACGGGTGCCCGATGGTCAGGGCATACGCGACGACGAGTTGCTCCAGGACATCATCAATCTTTCGGGGGCCAACTGGCGGGGGCTGAACGCCAAGAACTCTCCGGTCTCGGTGTTCTACTGCCACCTCGTTGCCGACATGGTTCACGACTTCCACGCCGAGAACCTGCCGCTGCCGCAGGTCGAGGTCATCCGGCCTTGGTTTCTGTGA
- a CDS encoding M48 family metallopeptidase, which yields MIENGQPGGGYLLRYGGLAIPFRVEYRDRKDLAISVYPELRLEVLAPRRVSVEQVLTRVQKRAGWIVRQWRKFERYRPPQPERRYVSGETHRYLGRQYRLKVQGGTPSGVKLIGRFLQVRTTGEADGDEVRNLLEAWYRQHSERVFAQRLLHCLEAVRSLRLAQSPTLTVRKMAKRWGSCTKAGAIRLNVELVKAPVPCIDYVIVHELCHLKAHNHGPEFYRLLGRCMPDWEARKERLEAVTV from the coding sequence GTGATCGAGAACGGCCAACCCGGGGGCGGTTACCTCCTGCGGTACGGCGGACTGGCGATCCCGTTCCGGGTCGAGTACCGCGATCGAAAGGATCTGGCCATCAGCGTCTACCCGGAGCTGCGGCTGGAGGTGTTGGCCCCCCGGCGTGTGAGCGTCGAGCAGGTCCTCACCCGGGTGCAGAAGCGGGCCGGGTGGATCGTGCGTCAGTGGCGGAAGTTCGAGCGGTACCGCCCGCCCCAGCCGGAGCGGCGGTACGTGAGCGGGGAGACGCACCGCTACCTCGGCCGCCAGTACCGGCTGAAGGTCCAGGGAGGGACGCCGTCCGGGGTGAAGCTGATCGGCCGGTTCCTGCAAGTCCGGACCACGGGCGAGGCGGACGGCGACGAAGTGCGGAACCTGCTCGAAGCCTGGTATCGGCAGCACTCCGAGCGGGTGTTCGCCCAGCGGCTCCTGCACTGCCTCGAAGCGGTGCGGTCGCTCCGCCTGGCCCAGAGTCCGACCCTGACCGTCCGCAAGATGGCGAAGCGGTGGGGGAGTTGCACCAAGGCCGGGGCGATCCGGCTGAACGTGGAGCTGGTGAAGGCCCCGGTCCCCTGCATCGACTACGTGATCGTTCACGAGCTGTGCCACCTCAAGGCCCACAACCACGGCCCGGAGTTCTACCGTCTCCTTGGTCGCTGCATGCCCGACTGGGAGGCCAGGAAAGAACGTTTGGAAGCCGTTACCGTTTAG
- a CDS encoding DUF1580 domain-containing protein: MPIDIAKERVVSFREAARDLCPRRRHGRKPHVSTFYRWAARGLETIRVGGQLCTSVEALQRFFDRQTRTDNPRPVPKPMPADRNQVERELAALGL; encoded by the coding sequence ATGCCGATCGACATCGCGAAAGAACGGGTCGTGAGCTTCCGGGAGGCGGCCAGAGACCTGTGCCCCCGTCGACGCCACGGCCGAAAGCCCCACGTGAGCACCTTCTACCGCTGGGCGGCAAGGGGGCTCGAAACCATCCGTGTGGGTGGACAACTCTGCACCTCGGTCGAAGCCCTACAGCGGTTCTTCGACCGCCAGACCCGCACCGATAACCCGCGACCTGTTCCCAAACCGATGCCTGCGGACCGCAACCAGGTCGAGCGGGAACTGGCCGCACTCGGGCTGTAA
- a CDS encoding SIR2 family protein, protein MSARSTDVMLLLGAGASVDAGIPASATMIKDLESLLHNGGEWGEHLQLYRHVKSAIHYAAGLKGVYGWDVPFNIETLVNTLYELERNEEHPLYPFIGSWNSRFVALAGSKFEHIRRFRSLILKQLKRWMCPDSPSRGDYYKGLVNLQRELNYPLRIFTLNYDRCVERIERDGFRVEAGFGGNGADHFWDWERFEQHDADSSTPPQAYLYKIHGSMDWKRDQDNNLFRVEQTESVEHERMEIIFGRDFKLEAADPYLFYAYEFRRYCLLAKLIVVIGYSFSDGHINKMLVQALRNDKDCQLFVVIRCEFKKEIDSKREEIAEKLDVSVDRIGAYHGSARDFLSSSELGNCVRSRVPEPSDGPF, encoded by the coding sequence ATGAGTGCACGTTCGACGGATGTCATGCTCCTGCTCGGAGCCGGGGCCAGCGTGGACGCGGGCATACCCGCGTCCGCGACGATGATCAAGGACCTCGAAAGCCTGCTGCATAACGGTGGCGAGTGGGGGGAGCATCTGCAGCTGTACCGGCACGTGAAGAGTGCGATCCACTACGCCGCCGGGCTCAAGGGAGTCTATGGCTGGGACGTGCCGTTCAACATCGAGACCCTCGTCAACACCCTGTACGAGTTGGAGCGGAACGAAGAGCATCCGCTGTACCCGTTCATCGGCTCGTGGAACTCTCGCTTTGTCGCCCTCGCCGGCTCGAAATTCGAGCACATTCGCAGGTTCCGGTCCCTCATCTTGAAGCAGCTCAAGCGGTGGATGTGCCCCGACAGTCCTTCGCGGGGCGACTATTACAAGGGGCTGGTCAACCTGCAGCGTGAGTTGAACTACCCGCTCCGCATCTTCACTCTGAACTACGACCGCTGTGTCGAGCGGATCGAGCGTGACGGGTTCCGGGTGGAAGCGGGCTTCGGCGGGAACGGGGCGGATCATTTCTGGGACTGGGAGCGGTTCGAGCAGCACGACGCGGATTCGAGCACCCCTCCACAGGCCTACCTCTACAAGATTCACGGTTCGATGGACTGGAAGCGGGACCAGGACAACAACCTGTTCCGCGTCGAGCAGACGGAATCCGTCGAGCACGAGCGGATGGAGATCATTTTCGGCCGGGATTTTAAGCTGGAGGCAGCCGACCCCTACCTCTTCTACGCGTACGAGTTTCGTCGCTACTGCTTGCTCGCCAAGCTGATCGTGGTGATTGGCTACAGCTTCAGCGATGGGCACATCAACAAGATGCTCGTCCAAGCTCTACGCAACGATAAGGACTGCCAGTTGTTCGTGGTCATTCGTTGCGAATTCAAGAAAGAGATCGACTCGAAGCGTGAAGAAATCGCCGAGAAACTGGACGTGTCTGTCGATCGCATCGGTGCGTACCACGGTTCGGCGAGAGATTTTCTCAGCTCGAGTGAGCTTGGAAATTGCGTTCGCTCCCGCGTCCCCGAACCCAGCGATGGGCCTTTCTGA
- a CDS encoding type I restriction enzyme subunit R domain-containing protein, with protein MEQQVDRKTIDRWFDQLTAKLTVEQRADLKKKFASTDQLNKAEQKVKEIAFDISVHFRDNWQGTPYKAQLVTQDKTAALLYKKYLDEFGLVSSEVLISGPDDREGNEEVDEEDLPAVVSFWKRMMAKHGSEEQYNRNVINAFKSGEHPEIIIVVDKLLTGFDAPRNTVLYLTRLLKEHTLLQAIARVNRLFEGKDFGYIIDYRGVLQNLNKAFDLYGKLEEFDAADLEDAVIDVAEEVKKLPQRHSDLWDVFKGIKNKQDEEQYELRLADEELRERFYERLSAFSRNLALALSSVQFTEDTPNDKVERYKADLTFFVKLRAAVKRRYAEVVDFKEYEAKIQKLIDTHVTTGGVEKVTTLINIFDKDAFLKEIEKLEGTASKADTIAHRTKKTIIERMEEDPAFYRKFSEMLEDAIRAFREKRLADRDYLSKVMEIADSVRNRTGDSLPDKLRNQDVAKAFYGVVLEPLGRHVAEPGECRELSADAALRIDEIVRAERIVSWTTNTDVQNRMKNLIEDYLHELKDETGLLLTFEDIDEILEKCLDVAKRRYAA; from the coding sequence GTGGAGCAGCAGGTCGACCGGAAGACCATCGACCGCTGGTTCGACCAGTTGACGGCCAAGCTGACCGTCGAGCAGCGGGCCGACCTGAAGAAGAAGTTCGCCAGCACCGACCAGTTGAACAAGGCCGAGCAGAAGGTGAAGGAGATCGCCTTCGACATCAGCGTCCACTTCCGGGACAACTGGCAGGGCACGCCGTACAAGGCCCAGCTGGTGACGCAGGACAAGACGGCCGCCCTGCTTTACAAGAAGTACCTGGACGAGTTCGGGCTGGTGTCGTCCGAGGTGCTCATCTCCGGCCCCGACGACCGGGAGGGGAACGAGGAGGTCGACGAGGAGGACCTGCCGGCGGTGGTGTCCTTCTGGAAGCGGATGATGGCCAAGCACGGGAGCGAGGAGCAGTACAACCGGAACGTGATCAACGCGTTCAAGTCCGGCGAGCACCCGGAGATCATCATCGTCGTGGACAAGCTGCTCACCGGGTTCGACGCCCCGCGGAACACGGTGCTGTACCTGACCCGGCTGCTCAAGGAACACACCCTGCTCCAGGCCATCGCACGGGTGAACCGGTTGTTCGAGGGGAAGGACTTCGGGTACATCATCGACTACCGCGGGGTGCTCCAGAACCTGAACAAGGCGTTCGACCTGTACGGCAAGCTGGAGGAGTTCGACGCGGCGGACCTGGAGGACGCCGTCATAGACGTCGCCGAGGAGGTGAAGAAGCTGCCCCAGCGGCACTCGGACCTGTGGGACGTCTTCAAGGGGATCAAGAACAAGCAGGACGAGGAGCAGTACGAGCTGCGGCTGGCGGACGAGGAGCTGCGGGAGCGGTTCTACGAGCGGCTGTCGGCATTCTCCCGCAACCTGGCCCTGGCGTTGTCCTCGGTCCAATTCACGGAGGACACCCCGAACGACAAGGTCGAGCGGTACAAGGCCGACCTCACCTTCTTCGTGAAGCTGCGGGCGGCGGTAAAGCGGCGGTACGCCGAGGTGGTGGACTTCAAGGAGTACGAGGCCAAGATCCAGAAGCTGATCGACACGCACGTGACCACCGGCGGGGTCGAGAAGGTGACCACCCTCATTAACATCTTCGACAAGGACGCCTTCCTCAAGGAGATCGAGAAGCTGGAGGGCACGGCGTCCAAGGCGGACACCATCGCCCACCGGACGAAGAAGACGATCATCGAGCGGATGGAGGAGGACCCGGCGTTCTACCGCAAGTTCTCCGAGATGCTGGAAGACGCGATCCGGGCGTTCCGCGAGAAGCGGCTGGCCGATCGGGACTACTTGAGCAAGGTCATGGAGATCGCCGACTCGGTGCGGAACCGTACCGGCGACTCGCTGCCAGATAAGCTCCGCAACCAGGATGTGGCGAAGGCCTTTTACGGGGTCGTCCTGGAGCCGCTGGGGCGGCACGTCGCCGAGCCGGGGGAATGTCGGGAACTCTCGGCGGACGCGGCATTGCGGATCGACGAGATTGTGCGGGCCGAGCGGATTGTCAGCTGGACGACGAACACCGATGTGCAGAACCGCATGAAGAACCTGATCGAAGACTATCTGCACGAGCTTAAGGATGAGACCGGGCTGCTGCTGACCTTCGAGGACATCGACGAGATCCTCGAGAAGTGCCTCGACGTCGCCAAGCGGAGGTACGCGGCGTGA
- a CDS encoding type I restriction endonuclease subunit R, giving the protein MTDQLPSFLEDHISQIPALQLLQNLGWDYLTPTEAVTLRGGKLSGVILDGVLVPQLRKLNNIRFKGDEYEFSEANIQSALQAIKEVLFDGLVRTNEKIYDLLVLGKSLSQTIDGDTKSFPLFFIDWNPATFLTNNVFHVTEEFEVERTGSHEMRRPDLVLFVNGIPLAVIECKRPDLKEPIEQAISQQLRNQRDDEIPKLFLYSQLLLAVSKSEAKYATTGTPLKFWAVWKEDVDAVLAPIVNAPLSDAKKNRLFGDRYAYVRAYFDRLEQERREVTPQDRALYSLCRPERLLDLTYNFTLFDAGEKKVARYQQFFCIKKILGRIRERDDAGRRKGGVVWHTQGSGKSLTMVMLAKAAVRENLPDYKIVLVTDRVDLDDQIYKTFRHCDLEPDRAKSGRHLATLLAGPKSRVVTTIIDKFETAVLKCELRNESDNVFVLVDESHRGQYGGMHTRMRKALPNACFIGFTGTPVKRKEKDTITKFGGLIDTYTIRQAVEDKAVVPLLYEGGTWSSRSTGRPSTAGSTS; this is encoded by the coding sequence GTGACCGACCAACTGCCCTCCTTCCTCGAAGACCACATCTCGCAGATCCCGGCGTTGCAGCTCCTGCAGAACCTAGGGTGGGATTACCTCACGCCGACGGAGGCGGTCACGCTCAGAGGCGGCAAGCTGTCCGGCGTTATCCTGGACGGCGTGCTGGTGCCTCAGTTACGGAAGCTGAACAACATCCGCTTCAAGGGGGACGAGTACGAGTTCAGCGAGGCGAACATCCAGTCGGCGTTGCAGGCGATCAAGGAGGTGCTGTTCGACGGCTTGGTGCGGACCAACGAGAAGATCTACGACCTGCTCGTGCTCGGCAAGAGCCTGTCCCAGACCATCGACGGTGATACCAAGAGCTTCCCGCTGTTCTTCATCGACTGGAACCCGGCCACGTTCCTGACCAACAACGTCTTCCACGTCACGGAGGAATTCGAGGTGGAGCGGACCGGCAGCCACGAGATGCGGCGGCCGGACCTCGTGCTGTTCGTCAACGGCATCCCGCTGGCCGTGATCGAGTGCAAAAGGCCGGACCTCAAGGAGCCGATCGAGCAGGCGATTTCTCAGCAGTTGCGGAACCAGCGGGACGACGAGATCCCCAAGCTGTTCCTGTACTCGCAACTGCTGCTGGCGGTGTCGAAGAGCGAGGCCAAGTACGCCACCACCGGCACCCCGCTGAAGTTCTGGGCGGTGTGGAAGGAGGACGTCGACGCCGTACTTGCTCCGATCGTGAACGCACCGCTGAGTGATGCAAAGAAAAACCGGTTGTTCGGCGACCGGTACGCATACGTGCGGGCCTACTTCGACCGCCTGGAGCAAGAGCGGCGGGAGGTGACGCCCCAGGACCGGGCGTTGTACTCCCTGTGCCGCCCCGAACGACTGCTCGACCTGACGTACAACTTCACCCTGTTCGACGCCGGGGAGAAGAAGGTCGCCCGGTACCAGCAGTTCTTCTGCATCAAGAAGATCCTCGGGCGGATCCGCGAGCGGGACGACGCCGGCCGCCGCAAGGGGGGCGTCGTCTGGCACACCCAGGGGAGCGGCAAGTCGCTGACCATGGTGATGCTGGCCAAGGCCGCCGTCCGGGAGAACCTGCCGGACTACAAGATCGTGCTGGTCACCGACCGGGTGGACCTGGACGACCAGATCTACAAGACATTTCGGCACTGCGACCTGGAGCCCGACCGGGCCAAGAGCGGGAGGCACCTGGCCACCCTGCTCGCCGGTCCCAAGAGCCGGGTGGTCACGACCATCATCGACAAGTTCGAGACGGCCGTGCTCAAGTGCGAGCTGCGGAACGAGAGCGACAACGTGTTCGTGCTGGTGGACGAGAGCCACCGGGGGCAGTACGGGGGCATGCACACCCGCATGCGGAAGGCCCTGCCAAACGCCTGCTTCATCGGGTTCACCGGCACCCCGGTGAAGCGGAAGGAGAAGGACACGATCACCAAGTTCGGCGGGCTGATCGACACCTACACGATCCGCCAGGCGGTGGAGGACAAGGCGGTGGTCCCGCTCCTGTACGAGGGCGGGACGTGGAGCAGCAGGTCGACCGGAAGACCATCGACCGCTGGTTCGACCAGTTGA
- a CDS encoding 2'-5' RNA ligase family protein — translation MNELDLDGEHTGEFLLCGPAFREPDLLWLSVEPDGPGTAVMQRLHGLLMNAFGTVVIRDETSAAHAGSGYRPHVTLAWGATEGTLIGLGRDDRGIAVTATLEKVVLAEYPDTWPASGSVTAVAELRHRLKSVRASH, via the coding sequence TTGAATGAGCTTGACCTCGATGGCGAACATACAGGCGAGTTTTTGCTTTGCGGCCCTGCCTTCCGCGAGCCGGACCTGCTCTGGCTATCGGTCGAACCCGACGGTCCCGGTACCGCCGTGATGCAGCGACTGCATGGGTTATTGATGAACGCATTTGGCACGGTGGTGATACGGGACGAGACGTCCGCCGCTCACGCCGGGAGCGGTTACCGGCCGCATGTGACTCTCGCGTGGGGTGCCACTGAGGGTACCTTGATAGGACTGGGCCGGGACGACCGCGGGATCGCGGTGACGGCGACACTGGAGAAGGTCGTCCTCGCCGAGTACCCGGACACTTGGCCCGCGTCTGGATCCGTCACAGCGGTCGCGGAACTCAGACACCGCCTGAAGAGCGTCCGGGCGTCGCATTAG